The Pirellulimonas nuda genome includes a region encoding these proteins:
- the ispH gene encoding 4-hydroxy-3-methylbut-2-enyl diphosphate reductase produces MKVILASPRGFCAGVNMAIDSLELALAEFGAPIYVYHEIVHNQYVVNHFRDRGVKFVNELDEAPEGATLLFSAHGVSPEVRRGARERRLHAIDATCPLVTKVHLEAIKYAKQGYTIFLIGHEGHDEVIGTMGEAPEAIVLVETPDQVDSLEVADESKLAYLTQTTLSVDDANRIIDRLRERFPGIHSPPKADICYATQNRQEAVALLSTEADLVLVLGSQNSSNSQRLAELARERGIDAHLIDGPQEIDVSWFNGVQTVLVTAGASAPETVVESCLDLLRDRFDATVEPRVIRKEEVTFPLPRELRSVAAARSESLVAGEPSA; encoded by the coding sequence ATGAAGGTGATCTTAGCGAGCCCCCGCGGCTTCTGTGCGGGCGTAAATATGGCGATTGATTCGCTCGAGCTGGCGCTTGCCGAGTTTGGAGCGCCCATCTACGTGTACCACGAGATTGTGCACAACCAGTACGTGGTGAACCACTTCCGCGACCGCGGGGTGAAGTTCGTCAACGAGTTGGACGAGGCGCCCGAAGGCGCCACGCTGCTGTTTTCTGCCCACGGCGTCTCGCCTGAGGTCCGCCGCGGGGCCCGTGAGCGGCGCCTCCATGCGATCGACGCCACCTGCCCGCTGGTCACCAAGGTCCACCTCGAAGCGATCAAGTACGCCAAGCAGGGGTACACGATCTTCTTGATCGGGCACGAGGGGCACGACGAGGTGATCGGCACGATGGGGGAAGCCCCCGAGGCGATCGTGCTGGTTGAAACGCCGGATCAAGTAGATTCGCTCGAGGTCGCAGACGAGTCGAAGCTGGCCTACCTGACGCAGACCACCCTTAGCGTCGACGACGCCAATCGGATTATCGACCGTTTGAGGGAACGCTTCCCGGGGATCCATTCCCCCCCGAAGGCGGATATCTGCTACGCCACGCAGAACCGCCAAGAAGCGGTTGCGCTGCTTTCTACAGAAGCAGACCTAGTGCTAGTGCTCGGGAGCCAGAACAGCTCCAACAGCCAGCGGCTGGCAGAATTGGCGCGCGAGCGCGGCATCGACGCCCATTTGATCGACGGCCCGCAAGAAATCGATGTGAGTTGGTTCAACGGCGTGCAAACGGTGCTGGTCACCGCGGGCGCCAGCGCGCCTGAGACGGTGGTCGAGTCGTGCCTCGATCTGCTCCGCGACCGCTTCGACGCCACGGTCGAACCCCGCGTCATCCGTAAAGAAGAAGTGACGTTTCCGCTGCCGCGTGAGCTGCGGTCCGTCGCCGCCGCCCGCTCCGAGAGCCTCGTCGCAGGCGAGCCGTCGGCGTAA
- a CDS encoding flagellar biosynthesis anti-sigma factor FlgM, protein MNVSGPSHVHSAHGVNAPHTLRGPHRPTSAAPQTVDKLEISEAARAASQSTGVRSDLVARIRSEIASGSYETPQKIDSAVERLLDQLG, encoded by the coding sequence ATGAACGTCTCTGGCCCCAGCCACGTCCACAGCGCCCACGGCGTCAACGCACCGCACACCCTGCGTGGGCCCCACCGCCCCACGAGCGCGGCCCCCCAGACCGTCGACAAGCTAGAGATCTCCGAAGCGGCTCGTGCGGCCTCGCAGTCGACCGGCGTCCGCAGCGACTTGGTCGCTCGGATCCGCTCTGAGATCGCTAGCGGCTCCTACGAAACGCCTCAAAAGATCGATTCCGCTGTGGAACGGCTGCTTGATCAGCTCGGTTAG
- a CDS encoding Fur family transcriptional regulator: MSSQFALNDVEVALSPQERFDEYLQSRGKRITQQRRVLVEHVFSRHEHFDADELMDALSKSTAKQAGGAQVSRATVYRGLEELVEAGLLRKMSLDGRAVYEHDYGYPQHDHLYCQQCQKLIEFQSQELTQLREEVAKEHNFRVTGHRLIVTGVCQSCATNRHRRLSPVDLI, encoded by the coding sequence ATGTCCAGCCAGTTCGCCCTGAACGACGTCGAAGTCGCCCTGTCACCGCAGGAGCGGTTTGACGAATACCTGCAGAGTCGCGGCAAACGCATCACGCAACAGCGTCGCGTTCTGGTGGAGCACGTCTTTTCCCGGCACGAGCACTTCGACGCCGATGAATTGATGGATGCGCTCTCCAAGTCGACGGCCAAACAGGCCGGCGGCGCGCAGGTCAGCCGGGCCACGGTTTACCGGGGGCTCGAGGAGCTGGTCGAGGCGGGCCTGCTGCGGAAGATGTCGCTCGATGGTCGGGCCGTGTACGAGCACGACTACGGCTACCCCCAGCACGACCACCTCTACTGTCAGCAGTGCCAGAAGCTGATCGAGTTCCAGAGCCAGGAGCTTACACAGCTCCGCGAAGAAGTGGCCAAGGAGCACAACTTCCGCGTCACCGGCCACCGGCTCATCGTGACCGGCGTGTGTCAGAGCTGTGCGACCAACCGGCACCGCCGCCTCTCGCCCGTCGATCTGATCTGA
- the ettA gene encoding energy-dependent translational throttle protein EttA has translation MSQKYIYQIAGLTKKHGQREILKEISLAFYPGAKIGVLGRNGAGKSTLLKIMAGIDKEYEGDAALTDGFTVGLLSQEPQLNPEKDVQGNVEEAVAHIRALVDEYNGTWEKMAELADDAKATEKLMARQAELDDKINATGAWELDRQIEIAMGAMNLPPGDADVSKLSGGEKRRVALCKLLMQQPDLLLLDEPTNHLDAESILWLEHHLAAYPGTIVAVTHDRYFLDNVANWILEIEFGKCIPWEGNYTSWLEQKRKRLQLEEKQESARQRTLAKELEWIRMNPKARQAKSKSRIKAYEELAAQDRAEAVDELEISIPPGPRLGDLVVEAKNLSKSYGDRVIFENVNFNLPPGGIVGIIGPNGAGKTTLLRMLMGQEEPTSGSLKFGPTVVLGYVDQSRDSLNPDATVYEEISGGVDNLEMGGRTFHARSYVARFNFQKADQQKKVGVLSGGERNRVHLAKLLRRGSNLLMLDEPTNDLDVDTLRSLEEAVANFVGCAVVVSHDRWFLDRLATHILAFEGDGYVHWCEGNFQDYETQRRVRMGEDADEPKRFKYKKLQHS, from the coding sequence ATGTCGCAGAAGTACATCTATCAGATCGCCGGCCTCACCAAGAAGCATGGGCAGCGGGAGATCCTCAAGGAGATCAGCCTGGCGTTCTACCCGGGCGCCAAGATCGGCGTCCTAGGGCGGAACGGCGCCGGCAAGAGCACGCTGCTGAAGATCATGGCCGGGATCGACAAGGAGTACGAGGGCGACGCCGCGTTGACCGACGGGTTTACCGTGGGGCTCTTGTCGCAGGAGCCCCAGCTCAACCCGGAGAAGGACGTGCAGGGCAACGTCGAGGAGGCGGTGGCCCACATCCGCGCCCTGGTCGACGAGTACAACGGCACCTGGGAGAAAATGGCCGAGTTGGCCGACGACGCCAAGGCGACCGAGAAGCTGATGGCCCGGCAGGCCGAGCTGGACGACAAGATCAACGCCACCGGGGCCTGGGAGCTCGATCGGCAGATCGAGATCGCGATGGGGGCGATGAACCTACCCCCAGGCGACGCGGATGTCAGCAAGCTCTCCGGCGGCGAGAAGCGTCGCGTGGCGCTCTGCAAGCTGCTAATGCAGCAGCCCGACCTGCTGCTGCTGGACGAACCGACCAACCACCTCGACGCCGAGAGCATCCTCTGGCTCGAGCACCACTTGGCCGCCTACCCCGGCACGATCGTCGCCGTGACCCACGACCGCTACTTCCTGGACAACGTGGCGAACTGGATCCTGGAGATCGAGTTCGGCAAGTGCATCCCCTGGGAAGGCAACTACACAAGCTGGCTAGAGCAGAAGCGGAAGCGGCTGCAGCTCGAAGAGAAGCAGGAATCCGCCCGCCAGCGGACGCTCGCCAAGGAGCTGGAGTGGATCCGCATGAACCCCAAGGCGCGCCAGGCCAAGAGCAAGAGCCGCATCAAGGCCTACGAAGAGCTGGCCGCACAGGACCGAGCAGAGGCGGTAGACGAGCTCGAGATCTCGATCCCGCCCGGTCCGCGGCTCGGAGACCTGGTGGTAGAGGCAAAGAACCTCTCCAAGTCGTACGGCGACCGGGTAATCTTTGAGAACGTCAACTTCAACCTCCCCCCCGGGGGGATCGTCGGCATTATCGGTCCCAACGGCGCCGGCAAGACCACGTTGCTGCGGATGCTGATGGGCCAGGAAGAGCCCACCAGCGGCTCGCTTAAGTTCGGCCCCACAGTGGTGCTGGGCTACGTCGACCAGTCCCGCGACAGCCTGAACCCCGACGCCACGGTTTACGAAGAGATCTCGGGGGGCGTCGACAACCTAGAGATGGGGGGCCGCACGTTCCACGCACGCAGCTACGTGGCCCGCTTCAACTTCCAAAAGGCCGACCAACAGAAGAAGGTAGGCGTTCTCTCTGGCGGCGAGCGGAACCGAGTCCACCTCGCCAAGCTGCTGCGCCGCGGGAGCAACTTGCTGATGCTGGACGAACCGACCAACGACCTCGACGTCGACACGCTGCGGAGCCTCGAAGAAGCGGTCGCCAACTTCGTCGGCTGCGCCGTTGTGGTGAGCCACGACCGCTGGTTCCTCGACCGCCTGGCGACCCACATCCTGGCCTTCGAGGGGGACGGCTACGTCCACTGGTGCGAAGGGAACTTCCAGGACTACGAGACCCAGCGCCGCGTGCGGATGGGTGAAGACGCCGACGAGCCGAAGCGGTTCAAGTACAAGAAGCTGCAGCACTCCTAA
- a CDS encoding ClpP family protease translates to MLSRLLFAFALFSFVSVGPQAWADEAPPAQGQQKKVPFKDLPDEMKEKIREAIEKNDRIPDEVKEKLRKATEEGGLSSFEEGESASSEVKPTEKKEDAKKEEEKKPQEPSLNDKVKELREKMQQMDTEFQYKVAEYKARFDEQRLAIEKAKLDRQIADAQKAEEEADKEAVRKQKLSEIKAELELSEYEAKLAKARHEADLMAMSARKARAEAELATLAAEEKFQDAVIDERQYPDQPFKNGVLTISDRRIELNGAIFDGAAKYVCDRIDYYNNESDKPIFLIIDSSPGGSGVEGLQIVQAMKHSKAPVHVVVKRFAASMAAIITTLADESYAYPGAILLHHQASSGMSGNTTQQKESLDRLREMSDRLVGAVAEKIGTTEDQFVEQMYKNRSTGDWDLFADEALKQGWVDHVVDEIRETAVRSRPTGSRSTSFTIRGFGEADADVAEPAAVNAAMERYDVRLSEQQDDKGRRFVRLPRLGPMDHWFLYNPDEYYR, encoded by the coding sequence GTGCTGTCCCGCCTATTGTTTGCTTTTGCGTTGTTTTCGTTCGTAAGCGTCGGCCCGCAAGCCTGGGCGGACGAAGCGCCCCCCGCCCAGGGCCAGCAGAAAAAGGTCCCCTTCAAGGACCTGCCGGACGAGATGAAGGAGAAGATCCGCGAGGCGATCGAGAAGAACGACCGTATCCCGGACGAGGTCAAAGAGAAGCTCCGCAAGGCGACCGAGGAAGGGGGCTTGAGCTCGTTTGAAGAAGGCGAGAGCGCTTCAAGCGAAGTCAAGCCGACCGAGAAGAAAGAGGACGCCAAGAAAGAGGAAGAGAAGAAGCCGCAAGAGCCGAGCCTGAACGACAAGGTAAAGGAGCTGCGCGAGAAGATGCAGCAGATGGACACCGAGTTCCAGTACAAGGTGGCCGAATACAAGGCGCGGTTTGACGAGCAGCGGCTGGCGATCGAGAAAGCGAAGCTCGACCGGCAGATCGCCGATGCCCAGAAGGCCGAGGAGGAAGCCGATAAGGAAGCCGTCCGCAAGCAGAAGCTGAGCGAGATCAAGGCCGAACTCGAGCTCTCCGAGTACGAAGCCAAGCTCGCCAAGGCCCGGCACGAGGCGGACCTGATGGCGATGAGCGCACGCAAGGCCCGCGCCGAAGCAGAGCTGGCGACCCTGGCTGCCGAGGAGAAGTTCCAAGACGCGGTGATCGATGAGCGGCAATACCCGGACCAGCCGTTCAAGAACGGCGTGCTCACGATCAGCGACCGCCGGATCGAGCTGAACGGAGCGATCTTCGACGGCGCCGCGAAGTACGTCTGCGACCGCATCGACTACTACAACAACGAGTCGGACAAGCCGATCTTCTTGATCATCGACTCCAGCCCCGGCGGTTCCGGGGTCGAGGGCCTGCAAATCGTCCAGGCGATGAAGCACAGCAAGGCGCCGGTTCACGTGGTTGTGAAGCGGTTTGCTGCGAGCATGGCCGCCATCATCACCACCCTGGCGGACGAGTCGTACGCCTACCCGGGCGCCATCTTGCTGCACCACCAAGCCAGCAGCGGGATGAGTGGCAACACCACGCAGCAGAAGGAGTCGCTCGATCGGCTACGCGAGATGTCGGACCGGTTGGTGGGCGCCGTTGCGGAAAAGATCGGCACCACCGAGGATCAGTTCGTCGAGCAGATGTACAAGAACCGCTCGACGGGGGATTGGGACCTGTTCGCCGACGAGGCCCTCAAGCAGGGCTGGGTCGACCACGTGGTGGATGAGATCCGCGAAACCGCGGTCCGTAGCCGGCCGACCGGTTCGCGCAGCACGTCGTTCACGATCCGTGGCTTTGGCGAAGCAGACGCGGACGTCGCCGAGCCCGCCGCGGTGAACGCGGCGATGGAGCGGTACGACGTGCGGCTCAGCGAGCAACAGGACGACAAAGGCCGCCGCTTCGTCCGGCTGCCGCGTCTGGGCCCGATGGACCACTGGTTCCTCTACAACCCCGACGAGTACTACCGGTAA
- a CDS encoding ABC transporter permease: MPETNLTRLLVYPKLFLTFARNSLIRDMTYRANFIIEAISSMGWMIMNLGFYLLVFQFTGDINGWGKFEFFAFIATTLFVNSVVQAFFMPNAEELSEMVRTGGLDFAMLKPIDTQFLVSLRRMNWSSLGNFLVALGLLAYSLAHLPGRPISLWAAALYPVYIVLGALMLYCVMISLAATSIWLGRNQSLYDFWFYITNFSRYPMEIYSGPVGKPLQLLFTFIIPILLVVNVPANLIAKPFSPQYAWLAGFAVLATAAGLVVSRWIFQQALASYRSASS; this comes from the coding sequence ATGCCAGAAACCAACCTCACCCGCCTGCTCGTCTATCCGAAGCTGTTCCTCACGTTTGCGCGGAACAGCCTAATCCGCGACATGACCTACCGGGCCAACTTCATCATCGAAGCCATCAGCAGCATGGGCTGGATGATCATGAACCTTGGCTTCTACTTGCTGGTGTTTCAGTTCACGGGCGACATCAACGGCTGGGGCAAGTTCGAGTTCTTCGCGTTCATCGCGACCACGCTGTTTGTCAACAGCGTCGTGCAGGCGTTCTTCATGCCCAACGCAGAGGAGCTGAGCGAGATGGTCCGCACCGGCGGGCTCGACTTCGCGATGCTCAAGCCAATCGACACGCAGTTCTTGGTCTCGCTCCGGCGGATGAACTGGTCGAGCCTGGGGAACTTCTTGGTCGCGCTGGGGCTGCTGGCGTACTCTCTGGCGCATCTTCCGGGGCGGCCAATTTCGCTTTGGGCCGCGGCCCTCTACCCGGTGTACATCGTCCTGGGGGCGTTGATGCTCTACTGCGTGATGATATCGCTGGCGGCCACCAGCATCTGGTTGGGGCGGAACCAGTCTCTCTACGACTTCTGGTTCTACATCACCAACTTCTCCCGCTACCCGATGGAGATCTACAGCGGGCCCGTCGGCAAGCCGCTACAGTTGCTGTTCACGTTCATCATCCCGATCCTGCTGGTGGTCAACGTGCCGGCGAACCTGATCGCCAAACCGTTTAGCCCGCAATACGCCTGGCTGGCCGGGTTCGCGGTGCTGGCCACGGCGGCCGGGCTGGTGGTCAGCCGCTGGATCTTCCAGCAGGCGCTCGCCAGCTACCGCAGCGCTAGCAGCTAA
- the guaA gene encoding glutamine-hydrolyzing GMP synthase — protein sequence MTNAANERVLVLDFGSQTAQLIARRVREQHVYCEIVRHDITAARLRELDPVGIILSGGPNSVYAPGAPQCDPELFELGVPVLGICYGMQLACKALGGEVTSCPSREYGRSHCDVVDDADLMADVPASTEVWMSHGDQVTAIAEDFSPLAKTKTCPFAAVRHKRLPIYGLQFHPEVTHTVAGKTILGNFVKHVCKASGAWRLGDFAEETINKVRETVGSSRVICGLSGGVDSAVVAALLYRAIGPQLSCILVDNGLLRKDEAAAVIDEFSRHFKTDLHVVRAEDEFLNVLAGVSDPQEKRRRIGKTFIDCFKAEALKIDDARFLAQGTLYPDVIESGAAVDGPADTIKLHHNVGGLPAELGFELIEPLRDLFKDEVRQLGLQLGLPPEIVWRHPFPGPGLAVRCLGEVTREKLAVLREADAIVVGEIQAEGLYRATSQSFAVLLPVQSVGVMGDSRTYENTVAVRSVNTDDFMTADWSHLPHELLSRISTRIINEVQGVNRVVYDISSKPPATIEWE from the coding sequence ATGACAAACGCCGCTAACGAGCGTGTGCTCGTGCTCGATTTCGGCTCGCAAACCGCCCAACTGATCGCCCGTCGGGTGCGCGAGCAGCACGTTTATTGCGAGATCGTCCGGCACGACATTACCGCGGCCCGGCTGCGCGAGCTCGATCCCGTAGGGATCATCCTGTCGGGGGGTCCCAACAGCGTCTATGCGCCCGGCGCGCCGCAGTGCGACCCCGAACTTTTCGAACTGGGCGTGCCCGTGCTGGGGATCTGCTACGGCATGCAACTGGCCTGCAAGGCCTTGGGGGGCGAAGTGACGAGCTGTCCGTCGCGCGAGTACGGCCGCTCGCACTGCGACGTGGTTGACGACGCCGACTTGATGGCCGACGTCCCCGCCAGCACGGAGGTGTGGATGAGCCACGGCGATCAGGTGACCGCCATCGCGGAAGACTTTTCGCCGCTCGCCAAGACGAAGACCTGCCCGTTCGCCGCGGTCCGCCACAAGCGGCTGCCGATCTACGGCCTGCAGTTCCACCCGGAGGTCACCCACACGGTGGCCGGCAAGACGATCCTGGGCAACTTTGTGAAGCACGTCTGCAAGGCCAGCGGCGCGTGGCGGCTGGGGGATTTTGCCGAGGAGACGATCAACAAGGTCCGCGAGACGGTCGGTAGTTCTCGCGTGATCTGCGGCCTATCCGGCGGCGTTGACTCAGCGGTGGTTGCCGCCCTGCTCTACCGCGCCATCGGACCACAGCTCTCGTGCATCCTGGTCGACAACGGCCTGCTGCGCAAGGACGAGGCGGCCGCGGTGATCGACGAGTTCAGCCGCCACTTCAAGACCGACCTGCACGTCGTGCGGGCCGAAGACGAGTTCCTCAACGTGCTGGCCGGTGTGAGCGACCCGCAAGAAAAGCGGCGGCGGATCGGCAAGACGTTTATCGATTGCTTCAAGGCCGAGGCGCTGAAAATCGACGACGCCCGCTTCTTGGCACAGGGGACTCTCTATCCCGACGTGATCGAGAGCGGCGCCGCGGTCGACGGCCCGGCCGACACCATCAAGCTGCACCACAACGTCGGCGGCCTGCCGGCCGAGCTGGGCTTTGAGCTGATCGAGCCGCTACGCGACCTGTTCAAGGACGAGGTCCGCCAGCTCGGCCTGCAGTTAGGGCTCCCGCCGGAGATCGTCTGGCGTCACCCCTTCCCCGGCCCGGGGCTGGCCGTGCGATGCCTGGGCGAAGTGACCCGCGAAAAGCTGGCCGTGCTGCGCGAGGCAGACGCGATCGTGGTCGGCGAGATCCAGGCCGAGGGGCTGTACCGCGCCACCAGCCAGTCGTTCGCGGTGCTGCTGCCGGTGCAAAGCGTCGGCGTGATGGGCGACAGCCGCACGTACGAGAACACAGTCGCCGTGCGGAGCGTGAACACAGACGACTTCATGACCGCCGACTGGAGCCACCTGCCCCACGAGCTGCTAAGCCGGATCAGCACCCGGATCATCAACGAGGTGCAGGGGGTGAACCGCGTGGTCTACGACATCAGCAGCAAACCGCCGGCGACGATCGAGTGGGAGTAG
- the surE gene encoding 5'/3'-nucleotidase SurE translates to MAPAMQILLTNDDGIYAPGLVAMQRALERLGDVCVVAPDREQSGVGHSITFLSPLMAKEVFDVRGDQPERRIGWAVEGSPADCVKLALARFPGGEPLCPEVPDLVVSGVNGGLNVGINVLYSGTVAAATEGALNDLPSIAVSLEYDEHARFDRAAELAVEVIEQMLRHDAFSQHKLFNLNIPTAATRGPTGLKISEMGVIRWPAEFEERRDPKDRRYFWARGLPPTEMPGATTDLTGIASGNATLTPLTIDRTRNEFLDTMRSWNLSLDSRRTER, encoded by the coding sequence ATGGCCCCCGCCATGCAGATCCTGCTGACCAACGACGACGGCATCTACGCCCCCGGGCTGGTGGCGATGCAACGCGCTCTCGAGCGGTTGGGGGACGTGTGCGTGGTGGCGCCAGACCGCGAGCAGAGCGGCGTGGGGCACTCGATCACATTCCTGAGCCCGCTGATGGCCAAGGAGGTGTTCGACGTGCGGGGCGATCAGCCAGAACGCCGGATCGGCTGGGCGGTCGAAGGGAGCCCCGCCGATTGCGTGAAGCTCGCCCTGGCGCGGTTCCCCGGCGGTGAACCGTTGTGCCCCGAAGTACCCGACCTGGTGGTCAGCGGCGTCAACGGCGGCCTGAACGTCGGCATCAACGTGCTGTACTCGGGGACCGTGGCGGCCGCCACCGAGGGCGCCTTGAACGACCTGCCGTCGATCGCCGTGTCGCTGGAGTACGACGAGCACGCCCGCTTCGACAGGGCCGCGGAGCTGGCGGTCGAGGTGATCGAGCAGATGCTGCGGCACGATGCTTTTTCGCAACACAAGTTGTTTAATCTCAACATCCCGACCGCCGCGACGCGTGGGCCCACGGGGCTAAAAATTTCCGAAATGGGGGTCATTCGCTGGCCAGCAGAGTTCGAAGAACGCCGCGACCCGAAGGACCGCCGGTACTTCTGGGCGCGCGGTTTGCCTCCTACCGAAATGCCGGGCGCCACGACCGACCTCACGGGGATCGCCAGCGGCAACGCAACGCTCACCCCGCTGACGATCGACCGCACCCGCAACGAGTTTCTGGATACGATGCGTAGCTGGAACTTGTCACTGGACTCAAGAAGGACCGAACGATGA
- a CDS encoding vWA domain-containing protein, which translates to MNDDLTPDRDDLADRLVDLALAEAIGGQSPPDLSDRIAARWAEEAASLSLSAEHDAMEMQPKTRWPRYAAWGVAATLLLAVGVSLKLSDGEAPRDVALKFTPVETSEIESPEDKQRIWMQRSVPIDQEEKARVIEAHVAAARANANGDESTSASAGDVSVVYPDPEVWEDLTRRRKKFASVDLEKQAAVRAARQNSSTVRGFDIKANGGQSLPSPYYLQDDVQYHAGVEFEGLDLGTRMMVTPRIIIAGPTGIHDRRIEDLSEIEGQGPDAGGDKYDRIYENPFMEAVGERAVSTFSIDVDTASYANVRQMLLEGGRLPPPDAVRLEEFVNYFGYDYSGPEVDSEAAPSPGPSPQGGRGDVPFASHIEVAGCPWAPTHRLVRIGLKGRELAADKRPLSNLVFLIDVSGSMQDSNKLPLVVEGFKALVRELGENDRVAIVVYASSEGLALDSTPGDQQDKILAALGQLAAGGSTAGGAGIELAYKIAEDHKIAGGCNRVILCTDGDFNVGTTSTAALQRMVEEKAKETGVFLSVCGFGRGNLNDAMMETVSNKGNGSYYYVDGMREARRVFVDGLTGTLVTIAKDVKIQVEFNPAQVAGYRLLGYENRMLRTEDFNDDTKDAGEIGAGHTVTALYEIVPTGASVPAGEVDELKYQPKKPEAPADAGGKPSDELLTLKMRYKQPESDTSSKLEWAVKDGGNSFAEASKYTQFAAAVASFGMLLRGSEYAGDATLDAVLEIAASATGDDPKGERAEFLDIVRAAKRIKAE; encoded by the coding sequence ATGAACGACGACCTTACACCCGACCGCGACGACCTAGCCGACCGGCTGGTTGACCTGGCGCTCGCCGAAGCGATTGGTGGGCAGTCTCCCCCCGACTTGTCCGACCGCATCGCCGCCCGCTGGGCGGAGGAGGCGGCTTCTCTATCCTTGTCCGCGGAGCACGACGCGATGGAAATGCAACCCAAAACACGGTGGCCCCGGTACGCGGCGTGGGGCGTGGCGGCGACGCTGCTGTTGGCTGTCGGTGTGAGCTTAAAGCTATCGGATGGCGAAGCGCCGCGCGATGTTGCTCTGAAATTCACCCCGGTCGAGACGTCGGAAATCGAATCACCGGAAGACAAGCAGCGGATATGGATGCAACGCAGCGTTCCAATTGATCAGGAAGAGAAGGCTCGGGTCATCGAAGCCCATGTGGCTGCTGCGCGGGCAAATGCGAACGGCGACGAGTCTACAAGTGCGAGTGCCGGAGACGTCTCGGTGGTCTATCCGGATCCGGAAGTGTGGGAGGACCTGACGCGGAGGCGGAAGAAATTCGCAAGCGTAGATCTTGAGAAGCAAGCGGCGGTGCGGGCGGCTAGGCAAAATTCTTCAACGGTCCGCGGCTTCGACATCAAAGCGAACGGTGGTCAGTCGCTTCCATCGCCGTACTACCTCCAAGATGACGTTCAGTACCACGCCGGCGTAGAATTTGAAGGTTTGGACCTTGGCACTCGCATGATGGTCACCCCACGCATCATCATCGCGGGGCCAACCGGGATTCACGATCGAAGAATTGAGGACCTCTCTGAGATTGAAGGCCAAGGCCCCGACGCCGGCGGCGACAAGTACGACCGCATCTACGAGAACCCGTTCATGGAAGCGGTCGGCGAGCGGGCGGTCAGCACGTTCAGTATCGACGTCGATACCGCCAGCTACGCCAACGTCCGACAGATGCTGCTGGAGGGTGGGCGGCTGCCGCCGCCCGATGCGGTGCGGCTTGAGGAGTTCGTGAACTACTTTGGGTACGACTATTCAGGGCCAGAGGTTGATTCCGAGGCTGCCCCCTCCCCCGGCCCCTCCCCCCAGGGGGGGAGGGGAGACGTTCCCTTTGCTTCGCACATCGAAGTCGCCGGCTGCCCGTGGGCGCCCACGCACCGGTTGGTGCGGATCGGCTTGAAGGGCCGCGAGCTGGCGGCCGACAAGCGGCCGCTGTCGAACCTAGTGTTTCTGATTGATGTCTCCGGTTCGATGCAGGACTCCAACAAGCTGCCGCTGGTGGTTGAGGGGTTCAAGGCGCTCGTCCGCGAGCTAGGCGAGAACGACCGCGTAGCGATCGTGGTCTACGCGTCCAGCGAGGGGCTGGCGCTCGACAGCACCCCGGGCGATCAGCAGGACAAGATCCTGGCGGCGCTCGGTCAGTTGGCCGCGGGAGGCTCGACGGCGGGTGGCGCCGGTATCGAACTCGCCTACAAAATCGCCGAGGACCACAAGATCGCCGGCGGCTGCAACCGCGTGATCCTCTGCACCGACGGCGATTTCAACGTCGGCACCACCAGCACGGCCGCTTTGCAGCGGATGGTCGAGGAGAAGGCCAAAGAGACCGGCGTATTCCTCTCAGTCTGCGGCTTCGGCCGCGGGAACCTGAACGACGCGATGATGGAGACCGTCTCCAACAAGGGCAATGGCAGCTACTACTACGTCGACGGCATGCGAGAGGCCCGCCGGGTGTTCGTCGATGGCCTTACCGGCACGCTGGTCACCATCGCCAAGGACGTGAAGATCCAGGTCGAGTTCAACCCGGCCCAAGTCGCCGGCTACCGCCTGCTGGGCTACGAGAACCGTATGCTCCGCACCGAAGACTTTAACGACGACACAAAGGACGCCGGCGAGATCGGCGCGGGGCACACCGTCACCGCGCTCTACGAGATCGTGCCCACTGGTGCGAGCGTCCCCGCCGGCGAGGTAGACGAGCTCAAGTACCAACCCAAAAAGCCAGAGGCCCCCGCTGACGCGGGCGGCAAACCGAGCGACGAGCTACTCACCCTGAAGATGCGCTACAAGCAGCCCGAGAGCGACACGAGCAGCAAGCTCGAATGGGCGGTCAAGGACGGAGGCAACAGCTTCGCCGAGGCGTCGAAGTACACGCAGTTCGCCGCCGCGGTGGCGTCGTTCGGGATGCTGCTAAGGGGATCGGAGTACGCGGGGGACGCCACCCTCGACGCCGTGCTAGAGATCGCTGCGAGTGCGACGGGTGACGATCCCAAGGGCGAACGTGCAGAGTTCCTGGACATCGTGCGCGCTGCAAAACGCATCAAGGCCGAGTAG